In the Candidatus Electrothrix sp. GW3-4 genome, one interval contains:
- the gdhA gene encoding NADP-specific glutamate dehydrogenase, with translation MENIPTNIVQRDPDQKEFLQTVSELLETVKPVLDRNPEYRSQAIVERITEPERMIIFRVPWVDDQGRVQVNRGFRVEMNSALGPYKGGLRFHPSVTLSIIKFLAFEQVFKNSLTTLQMGGGKGGADFDPKGRSDAEVMRFCQAFMTELSRHIGPNTDVPAGDIGVGTREIGYLFGMYKKICNEFTGVITGKGLHWGGSLIRPQATGYGVVYFTAEMLAEEGTSLEGKKCLISGSGNVAQYTAEKILQLGGRVLTLSDSSGYIYDEGGIDAKKLQYVMQLKNIRRARIREYCEKYPHAVYTELRPELDYNPLWNHKADCAMPCATQNEINEQDAQHLLKNGVGLVCEGANMPSTPDAIDIFIENKILYGPGKAANAGGVAVSGLEMSQNSMRLAWSEDEVDSHLRRIMKSIHTTCLDAAEEYGLPKNYLAGANIAGFAKVVNAMLDQGLV, from the coding sequence ATGGAAAACATCCCCACCAATATTGTCCAGCGTGATCCTGACCAGAAGGAATTCCTTCAGACAGTTTCCGAGCTGCTTGAAACAGTGAAGCCGGTCCTGGATCGTAATCCAGAGTATCGTAGCCAGGCGATCGTTGAGCGTATCACGGAGCCGGAACGAATGATCATATTCCGCGTACCCTGGGTGGACGACCAGGGCAGGGTGCAGGTAAATCGCGGATTTCGGGTTGAAATGAATTCAGCTCTTGGGCCCTATAAGGGCGGCCTGCGTTTTCATCCTTCTGTAACCCTGTCCATTATTAAATTTCTCGCATTTGAGCAAGTCTTTAAAAATAGCCTAACGACACTTCAAATGGGCGGAGGGAAGGGCGGAGCAGACTTTGATCCCAAGGGGCGTTCTGATGCTGAGGTCATGCGATTCTGTCAGGCATTTATGACCGAATTATCGCGCCACATCGGCCCGAATACCGATGTTCCTGCCGGGGACATCGGGGTAGGAACAAGGGAGATCGGCTACCTCTTCGGGATGTATAAAAAAATATGTAATGAATTTACAGGGGTCATCACAGGAAAAGGGCTGCACTGGGGCGGAAGTCTGATTCGGCCACAGGCCACGGGCTATGGTGTGGTCTATTTTACAGCTGAGATGCTGGCCGAGGAGGGCACATCTCTGGAAGGAAAAAAATGTTTGATCTCAGGCTCAGGAAACGTGGCCCAGTACACTGCGGAAAAGATTCTTCAGTTGGGTGGTCGGGTGCTCACATTATCTGACTCATCTGGATATATCTATGATGAGGGGGGCATTGATGCGAAAAAGCTCCAGTATGTAATGCAGCTGAAAAATATTCGCCGGGCACGTATCCGTGAATACTGTGAGAAATATCCACATGCGGTCTACACAGAGCTCAGGCCTGAGCTTGATTATAATCCGCTCTGGAATCATAAAGCAGACTGTGCTATGCCGTGTGCAACACAAAATGAGATCAACGAGCAGGACGCGCAGCATCTTCTGAAAAATGGGGTAGGTCTTGTTTGTGAAGGAGCAAATATGCCGAGTACTCCTGACGCTATTGATATTTTTATTGAAAATAAAATCCTTTATGGCCCGGGTAAAGCGGCCAATGCCGGAGGTGTTGCGGTTTCAGGGCTTGAGATGTCTCAGAATTCCATGCGTCTTGCCTGGTCTGAAGATGAGGTAGATAGCCACCTCCGCAGAATTATGAAATCTATTCACACAACCTGCCTGGATGCTGCTGAAGAATATGGGTTGCCGAAAAATTATTTGGCTGGAGCCAATATTGCCGGTTTTGCTAAGGTCGTGAATGCCATGCTTGATCAGGGATTGGTCTGA
- a CDS encoding LD-carboxypeptidase, which translates to MSLPVLPSRLHPGDTIAVIYPAGPVRDQARLANGLQVLRDLNLRIRHYPLDGSGPEYLAADDEQRIQNLYRLWNDEEVKALIAARGGYGCLRIIGKMNPDLLRSRPKWLIGFSDLTVLLNGIFAATGLVTLHGPMVTTLADTDQLSFQCFKEALNNTFQPLAPTKDLEILRSGNGQGRLAGGNLTTLTHLLGTPWQPQLSGRILFLEDTGEPLYKLDRMLTHLACCGLLDNLAGLILGVFDPGQYDRLEILRLNEQVWSRALELTQGASYPLWGGFPLGHQHGNVALPIGMEAVMDSTNGTLSFLPQSCQVG; encoded by the coding sequence ATGTCCCTTCCCGTCCTCCCTTCCCGCCTTCACCCCGGAGATACCATAGCTGTGATTTATCCGGCTGGCCCGGTGCGCGATCAGGCACGGCTGGCTAACGGTCTCCAGGTCCTGAGGGATCTGAATCTCCGTATCCGTCATTATCCTCTTGATGGGAGTGGTCCTGAGTATCTTGCCGCAGATGATGAGCAACGTATCCAGAATCTCTACCGCCTCTGGAACGATGAAGAGGTCAAGGCCCTGATAGCGGCTAGGGGGGGCTATGGCTGTCTGCGCATCATAGGAAAGATGAACCCGGATCTGCTTCGCTCCCGGCCCAAATGGCTGATCGGTTTCAGCGACCTCACTGTTTTGCTGAATGGAATTTTTGCCGCAACTGGCTTGGTCACGCTGCACGGACCTATGGTGACCACCTTGGCAGATACTGATCAGCTTTCTTTTCAGTGCTTTAAGGAGGCTTTAAACAATACGTTTCAGCCCCTTGCTCCAACCAAGGATCTGGAAATCCTGCGTTCTGGAAACGGGCAGGGCAGGCTTGCTGGCGGCAACCTGACCACACTCACCCATTTGCTCGGCACGCCTTGGCAACCGCAGTTATCCGGCCGTATCCTGTTTTTGGAAGACACCGGTGAACCGCTTTACAAACTGGATCGCATGCTGACCCATCTTGCCTGTTGCGGTCTATTGGATAATCTTGCTGGCCTGATCCTTGGTGTTTTTGATCCAGGGCAGTATGATCGTTTGGAGATTCTCCGCCTCAATGAACAGGTCTGGAGCCGTGCCCTGGAGCTGACCCAGGGGGCGTCGTATCCGCTCTGGGGGGGCTTTCCCCTGGGGCACCAGCACGGCAATGTGGCCTTGCCTATTGGCATGGAAGCTGTTATGGACAGCACAAACGGAACCCTGAGCTTCCTGCCGCAGAGTTGTCAGGTTGGGTGA
- a CDS encoding rhodanese-like domain-containing protein gives MAVAIGLCMSVASAAWSYDTQQAESYAKMFAPAEGIKVGKELHFINPDGFIKNLQAGKEYVAIDVRTSGEAAMVGLIMPGSMVIPLNELFKEENLKRVPTDKMVVIICKSGARATAAGTALRHIGFDNVYILKGGLQALSTAYGPREGASVTFKK, from the coding sequence ATGGCTGTTGCCATCGGATTATGTATGAGTGTTGCTTCTGCCGCATGGTCGTATGATACCCAACAAGCTGAAAGCTATGCAAAGATGTTCGCCCCGGCAGAGGGTATCAAGGTGGGTAAAGAACTCCATTTTATCAATCCAGATGGTTTTATCAAAAATCTTCAGGCCGGAAAAGAGTACGTGGCTATTGACGTGCGGACCTCCGGGGAAGCGGCAATGGTAGGCTTGATCATGCCCGGCAGCATGGTTATTCCGCTCAACGAGCTGTTTAAAGAGGAAAACCTAAAACGTGTCCCCACAGACAAGATGGTGGTGATTATCTGTAAGTCCGGTGCGCGGGCCACCGCAGCAGGGACAGCCCTGCGTCATATCGGCTTTGATAATGTCTACATCCTCAAAGGTGGATTGCAGGCCTTGAGCACGGCCTATGGGCCCAGAGAAGGGGCCTCTGTCACATTTAAAAAATAG